In Calditrichota bacterium, the genomic window ATAAAACTCCCCTGGATTGAGGACGACGAAAAACGAAAAGAGATTTTTGCCCTCAACTTTAGAAAGGTTCTTCAAAAAGTTAGAGCCAACATTCCTTTTGAAGAAGCCATGCTCTTCCGAACGCCGTTTCATTTTGAAGCCATTTTCGTAACGGAAGCCATCGATCCCACCGTTCAGGCTGCAGAAAAAGTGGTTCGCTCTCTTCTGCCGGGACTGGCCACGCTTCCGCAACAAATCTTTTTTGTCTGGGAACGGGGAGAAGCCATCCGCCACTTTTTTGAGGTTATGCTCGGAGTGGGAACGCCTATCGTGGGAGATGTGGTTTTTTTGGAGACGGTGAAGGAAGGATACACACAGTGCCTTGAAAAGGAAATGACCGGGCCGGTTTTGACCCGGCTGTTTCAGAAAGGAGTGGCCATCTACAAAAACCTTTCCAAAAACACGGCCTTTTTGGCCGGCGCTGTTACGCTTGAAGGAGCGATTCGTGAACTGGGTGGACAGATTTTCGGGGATTCTCAAAATATTCACATCGCCTTTGTTGGAAACTCAACCGAAACCCAGCAGTTGATTACGTATTTTCGGCAAACGAGGTTTGGGACGATTCATAAATTTAGCCTGGGATCTGAATTTTCGCCAGAGGCTTCAGGGGAAAGCGCACGTGAGAATCATGTGGATATTCTCATCAAAACGGATGAAAAGGCCTTACCAGAGGATTTGAAACAGGCCGTGTCCGAGCAATTGAAAATGCGTCGCGGGGTTCCCCTGTTATTAATTGATCTTTCTGAAAACCCCGGTTCTCCCCTGAAACACGAGTTGCTTTTATGCTATTCACGCAGGGATCTGGAAACCCTGATTCAAAGGAATTTTAGGGAACGCGAAAAAAGCGTGCCGGGGCTTTTAAAACGTCTGGAAAAGGATGTGAGAGAATTTATTTCGTGGCAATATTCCAGAGAACGGTTCGAATTCTCCGGGATCATCGGACGGAGCCGCAAGCTCCAACAGGTTCTGGAAACCATTGCACGGGTTTCGGCGACCCATGTAACCGTTTTGATTGAAGGAGAAAGCGGCACCGGGAAGGAATTGGTGGCCCGGGCGATTCACCAAAACAGTCCCAGAGCCGGAAAGCCCTTTATCGTTGTAAACTGTGCAGCTATTTCCGAAACACTTTTGGAGAGCGAACTTTTTGGGTACGTGAAAGGCGCATTTACCGGGGCAACCTCACAGAAAAAGGGGCTTTTTGAGGAAGCCGACCAGGGAACCATTTTTCTGGATGAAATCGCAGAAATGTCTCCGGCAACCCAGGCCAATATTTTGCGGGTCATTCAGGAGGGAGAGGTTCGCCGGGTGGGAAGCACACAAACCATTAAAGTGGATGTGCGGGTTCTTGCAGCCACCAACAAAGATTTAAAAACACTGGTTAAGGAACAAAAATTTCGTGAAGATTTGTACTACCGGCTAAAGGTTATGCATATTGTTGTGCCGCCCCTGCGGGAACGGCTGGAAGATATTCCCGAGCTGGCTGAGTATTTTGTAGAAAAATACAGTCAGAAAAACAAAAAGCATATTCTTGGAATGACGGAAGAGGTATTAACCCTGCTCAAACTGTACCCCTGGCCGGGAAATGTGCGGGAACTGGAAAACGCCATGGAGCGGGCGGTTATCATGACGATTGGACAGCACATTACGCCGAGTGATTTGCCTCAGGAAATCCAATTTTTTTCCGAGAAAATGCAGGCCGACGCCTCCCGCTGGCCCACGCTTTATGATGTCGAAAAACAGCATATTTTGAAAACACTGGAATATGTGGACTGGAATCTGGGAAAGGCCACGGAAATGCTCGGAATCAGTCGGGCCACCCTCTGGCGAAAGCTGAAAGATTACGGTATTCAACAGAAGGACACGCGCAACAATGGCGTGTAGGAAAAGGTTCTGACGAAATGATTTTATTGCATCGGAAACCACCCTTGCCACAGCCCCGGAGCCACCGGACAAAAAAGCGGCAAAAGCGGATCAGCCGCGTGTAATCCGCCAAAAATTTTTGCTTTCTGCGGAAAAAAACACTATATTTGACATTCGTTCAATAATTTCGTTTTACCTTCAGCTGCCTCGAATTGGCCGTCGTTGTTTCGGCCTCCCCATTACTCGGAAAAAATTCTCCAAAAGTGGTGGCAAATCAAGAGATTGAATAAATGGGATCGAATGGAATAGAACGGCCTCAATGATTAGGTGTGTCGTAAATCATAAAAAACTAACGAAATGAAAGGAAAGAAATCACATGAAAAAAATCACAATGGCGGCCCTGTTTCTCGCATTTGCCGTGGGTGTTCACGCCCAAACAACGCAATTGGTCGGCGAATGGTTGATGACCCGCGCGGAAAGCAAGGGTCGGGTCCAAGAACCCTATTTTATCACGGAATTCAAGGACAACGGAAAATTACTTGTTATGGGCATAGATTTTGGTACCTGGACATACGACCCCTCCGGCAAGACGGTTCGCATGTCATCGAAAATGGACAAAGATTTCAATGGCCGTGGAAAAATTCTAAAACGAACGAATAAAGAGCTGGTTATTAATCTGAATGAAGTCACTTACTTTTACACCCGGATTAAAAATGACGAAATTAAAAAGGCCAATGAAAAATCCAAACTTCAGGGCCTCTGGAAGATTCAGAACAACGAGGGGGTGACTAAGCTTCTCAGATTTAATTCGCCTGATGATTTTGTTTTTCTGACCGCATCCGAAGGGATGACGGACACGTATCGGGGCACATGGATTTTTGATCCATCCGAAAAAACAGTGATTATGGTGGGACTCTCAAAAGAGATCAAAGGAAAAATCGAAATTAAGGAATTGACGGACACATCGTTGGTTCTAGAAAATCATGGGAAGCTTATTCAGGCGACTAAGGAAAATCCAAACGCCCAAAAGATTGAGCATCTCACGTTTGTGTATGAGGATTTTCCGGAAGAAACGGATGGAATCGAATCCGCTCTCCCCTGGCGTGATTTTGACGCCATGGTTTCGTATTTAGAGAATGTTCACTCCCTGAAATACCGCCGGGGAGTGTTACTGGAAGCCGTAAACAGCCTTCGTTACGACACGATTCTCTCAAAGGTGGCGGTTAATCCGGAAAAACCGCGGGTTCGGTTTACCAATTTACGGATCACGCAAAGCGACACGATGCAGTACTCCGAAAAAGTAAAGGGGAATTTAATGGAAAGTTTCAACGATTTTTTTCCACGGGAAGAACCCAGTCCCTACAGGATTGCCGGCGTCGAATCGGTCACCGTGCCCGCCGGTACCTTTATGTGCACCGTTGTGGAAGGATTTGACGGGGAGAAAAAGGTGAAATTGTGGATGATCAATGATAAACCCGGCGTTTACGCCAAAATTATT contains:
- a CDS encoding AAA family ATPase, whose product is MTPEIITVGIKLPWIEDDEKRKEIFALNFRKVLQKVRANIPFEEAMLFRTPFHFEAIFVTEAIDPTVQAAEKVVRSLLPGLATLPQQIFFVWERGEAIRHFFEVMLGVGTPIVGDVVFLETVKEGYTQCLEKEMTGPVLTRLFQKGVAIYKNLSKNTAFLAGAVTLEGAIRELGGQIFGDSQNIHIAFVGNSTETQQLITYFRQTRFGTIHKFSLGSEFSPEASGESARENHVDILIKTDEKALPEDLKQAVSEQLKMRRGVPLLLIDLSENPGSPLKHELLLCYSRRDLETLIQRNFREREKSVPGLLKRLEKDVREFISWQYSRERFEFSGIIGRSRKLQQVLETIARVSATHVTVLIEGESGTGKELVARAIHQNSPRAGKPFIVVNCAAISETLLESELFGYVKGAFTGATSQKKGLFEEADQGTIFLDEIAEMSPATQANILRVIQEGEVRRVGSTQTIKVDVRVLAATNKDLKTLVKEQKFREDLYYRLKVMHIVVPPLRERLEDIPELAEYFVEKYSQKNKKHILGMTEEVLTLLKLYPWPGNVRELENAMERAVIMTIGQHITPSDLPQEIQFFSEKMQADASRWPTLYDVEKQHILKTLEYVDWNLGKATEMLGISRATLWRKLKDYGIQQKDTRNNGV